A genomic region of Caloenas nicobarica isolate bCalNic1 chromosome 9, bCalNic1.hap1, whole genome shotgun sequence contains the following coding sequences:
- the EMC8 gene encoding ER membrane protein complex subunit 8: protein MKLTTQAYCKMLLHGAKYPHCAVNGLLVAERPPGAPRRDQPGSPSLFVDCIPLFHGTLALAPMLEVALTLIDSWCKENSYVIAGYYQANERVKDASPNQVAEKVASRIAEGFNDTALIMVDNAKFSMECLEPAIHVYELHENKWRCKDPHVDFCEDWSEAQRIAASLLDSKSYETLVDFDNHLDDIRNDWTNPEINKAVLHLC from the exons ATGAAGCTGACCACCCAGGCCTACTGCAAGATGCTGCTGCACGGCGCCAAGTACCCGCACTGCGCCGTCAACGGGCTGCTGGTGGCCGAGCGGCCGCCGGGGGCCCCGCGCCGCGACCAGCCCGGGTCCCCCTCGCTCTTCGTGGATTGTATCCCGCTGTTCCACGGCACCCTGGCCCTGGCGCCCATGCTGGAGGTGGCGCTCACCCTG ATTGACTCTTGGTGCAAAGAGAACAGCTACGTGATCGCTGGATATTACCAGGCGAACGAGCGCGTGAAAGACGCCAG TCCCAACCAGGTTGCGGAAAAAGTGGCCTCCAGGATCGCAGAGGGCTTTAACGATACAGCACTCATCATG GTTGACAACGCCAAGTTTTCGATGGAGTGCCTAGAGCCTGCCATCCATGTGTACGAGCTTCACGAGAACAAGTGGAGGTGCAAGGACCCGCACGT TGATTTTTGCGAAGATTGGAGCGAAGCCCAGAGAATCGCCGCATCTCTCTTGGACAGCAAGTCCTACGAGACGCTCGTGGATTTTGATAATCACCTGGATGATATCCGCAACGACTGGACGAACCCAGAGATCAACAAGGCCGTTCTCCACCTGTGTTAG
- the GINS2 gene encoding DNA replication complex GINS protein PSF2, whose translation MEPAEVEFLAEKELVTIVPNFSLDRIHLIGGDLGPFNPGLPVEVPVWLAINLKQRQKCRLIPPEWMDVAKLEEIREQERKEDTFTPMPSPYYMELTKLLLNYASDNIPKADEIRTLVKDTWDTRVAKLRLSADSFVRQQEAHAKLDNLTLMEINTTGTFLTQALDHMYKLRTNLQPGESSHSQDF comes from the exons ATGGAGCCGGCAGAGGTGGAGTTCCTGGCCGAGAAGGAGCTGGTGACGATCGTGCCGAACTTCAGCCTCGACCGGATCCACCTCATTGGG GGGGATCTGGGCCCCTTTAATCCCGGGTTGCCAGTGGAAGTGCCTGTCTGGTTGGCCATTAACCTGAAGCAGAGGCAGAAGTGTCGGCTGATCCCTCCGGAATGGATGGATGTTG CAAAACTGGAGGAAATCCGTGAGCAGGAACGTAAAGAGGACACCTTCACCCCGATGCCCAGCCCCTACTACATGGAACTCACAAAGCTGCTGTTAAACTA cGCCTCGGACAACATCCCCAAAGCCGACGAGATCCGGACGCTGGTGAAGGACACGTGGGACACGCGCGTCGCCAAACTGCGCCTCTCAGCCGACAGCTTCGTGCGGCAGCAGGAGGCTCACGCCAAG ctggatAACTTAACCTTGATGGAGATCAACACAACCGGCACTTTCCTCACCCAAGCCTTAGATCACATGTACAAACTCCGGACCAACCTCCAGCCTGGCGAAAGCTCGCACTCTCAGGATTTCTGA